In Limosilactobacillus sp. WILCCON 0051, a single window of DNA contains:
- a CDS encoding DUF72 domain-containing protein, with translation MTQITLGLTTWSEHPALIDGQRQTTTLNEYAQHFPTVEIDTFFYALPKSATVQKWLTEVPRDFQFIVKAHRLMTQHENLTEQDSSLEEVFQKYCAAIMPLIAAGQLKCVLFQFPPFFDAQLDHIDYLRRIRLLMGNLPIAVEFRNASWYQPAILQPLTEFCRDLQLTLVAADEPHDTLTSVPFYLITTNPKLVMIRLHGRNREGWDHPDKEWRKKRTLYRYSTSELQGLATLIQNLAPAPKEVCVIFNNNSGKDAAPNALELQKILHLEFKGLAPHDPEQLNLF, from the coding sequence GTGACCCAGATTACGCTTGGTTTGACGACCTGGTCAGAGCATCCCGCGCTGATTGATGGTCAACGGCAGACAACAACGCTTAATGAATATGCTCAGCATTTTCCGACCGTTGAGATCGATACGTTTTTCTATGCTTTGCCTAAATCGGCGACTGTCCAGAAATGGCTGACCGAGGTGCCGCGCGACTTTCAGTTTATCGTTAAGGCACACCGGCTGATGACTCAGCATGAGAACCTGACCGAGCAGGACTCGTCATTAGAGGAAGTATTTCAAAAATATTGCGCTGCCATCATGCCATTGATTGCCGCTGGTCAGCTGAAATGCGTCCTGTTTCAGTTTCCACCGTTTTTTGATGCACAGCTCGATCATATCGACTATCTGCGGCGGATTCGTCTACTAATGGGAAATCTGCCAATCGCCGTTGAGTTTCGCAATGCCAGCTGGTACCAGCCAGCGATTCTCCAGCCACTGACCGAATTTTGCCGCGATCTGCAGCTTACGCTGGTTGCTGCTGATGAGCCGCACGATACCTTGACCAGCGTGCCGTTTTATCTGATTACGACCAATCCCAAGCTGGTAATGATCAGACTGCATGGCCGCAATCGCGAGGGCTGGGATCATCCAGACAAAGAGTGGCGAAAGAAACGGACGCTGTATCGTTATTCAACCAGTGAACTGCAGGGGTTGGCGACTTTGATTCAAAACCTTGCGCCGGCGCCTAAAGAAGTCTGCGTCATCTTCAACAACAACTCAGGCAAAGACGCAGCGCCCAACGCTTTGGAACTGCAGAAAATCTTGCATCTTGAGTTTAAGGGATTGGCACCGCATGATCCCGAACAGCTGAATCTGTTTTAA
- the metG gene encoding methionine--tRNA ligase, whose protein sequence is MAEQKPTYYITTPIYYPSGKLHIGNSYTEIACDAEARFKRLDGYDVFFLTGTDEHGLKIEEKAEKLGMEPQAYVDEMAAGIKKLWKKLEISNDKFIRTTDDYHEKAVQKIFQKFVDQGDIYKGEYVGWYSVDDEEYFTESQLAEVYRDENGNVIGGKAPSGHEVELVKEESYFFKMSKYADWLMDYYKEHPDFIEPHTRMNEMLKNFLEPGLEDLAVTRTSFNWGVKVPGDPKHVVYVWIDALSNYITALGYGSDDDSLFKKYWPADVHMVGKEIVRFHTIYWPIMLHALGLPLPKHVIGHGWLTMKDGKMSKSKGNVIYPETLVDRYGLDATRYYLLKAMPFGNDGVFSPEDFVDKVNFDLANDLGNLLNRTVAMINKYQDGVLKGENAAATDYDQDLEATAAQAFDEYKDLMDKTHFADALSAIWKLIARANKYIDETTPWLLAKDEAKKDELSDVMTHLAKSLRMVAAMLQPIMTHAPKEILDQLGLPKEDIALTDLSFNDFPAEAKVVAKGTPIFPRRDVEEEVAFIKSQMSANQKAKGRKAMAEAAEKAKAQAQLPEMKKDIRIDVFDKVDLRVAQIKAADHVEGADKLLKFQLDDGTAEGRQILSGIAQWYPDPSVLVGKKVLIVANLKPRKMRGELSQGMILSDEDAAGNVQVVTVPENMQPGTTVC, encoded by the coding sequence ATGGCTGAACAAAAACCAACCTACTACATTACGACACCAATCTATTATCCATCTGGCAAGCTGCACATCGGTAATTCCTATACTGAGATTGCCTGTGACGCCGAAGCTCGCTTCAAGCGTCTGGATGGCTATGACGTTTTCTTTTTGACGGGGACTGACGAACACGGTCTCAAGATTGAAGAAAAGGCTGAGAAGCTGGGGATGGAGCCACAAGCCTACGTTGATGAGATGGCAGCCGGTATTAAAAAACTGTGGAAAAAATTGGAAATCTCCAATGATAAGTTTATCCGGACCACGGACGACTATCATGAAAAAGCCGTGCAAAAGATTTTTCAAAAGTTCGTTGATCAAGGCGACATCTACAAGGGCGAATACGTTGGCTGGTATTCCGTCGATGATGAGGAGTACTTTACGGAAAGCCAGCTGGCTGAGGTTTACCGTGACGAAAACGGTAACGTAATCGGTGGCAAGGCGCCATCTGGTCATGAGGTGGAACTGGTTAAAGAAGAGTCTTATTTCTTTAAGATGAGCAAGTACGCCGACTGGCTGATGGACTACTACAAGGAACACCCTGACTTTATCGAGCCTCATACGCGGATGAACGAAATGCTCAAGAACTTCCTGGAACCTGGTCTGGAAGATCTGGCCGTTACGCGGACCTCATTTAACTGGGGCGTTAAGGTGCCTGGCGATCCTAAGCACGTCGTATACGTCTGGATCGATGCCCTGTCCAACTATATTACGGCACTTGGCTATGGCAGCGATGACGACAGCCTGTTTAAGAAATACTGGCCAGCCGATGTGCACATGGTTGGTAAAGAAATCGTGCGGTTCCACACCATCTACTGGCCAATCATGCTGCACGCGCTGGGGCTGCCGCTGCCAAAGCACGTCATCGGTCACGGCTGGCTGACGATGAAAGATGGCAAGATGAGCAAATCTAAGGGCAACGTGATCTATCCTGAAACACTGGTTGATCGTTATGGCCTGGATGCTACGCGCTATTATCTGCTCAAGGCAATGCCATTTGGCAACGATGGCGTGTTCAGTCCGGAAGATTTTGTCGACAAGGTCAATTTTGATCTGGCAAATGATCTGGGGAACCTGCTTAACCGGACCGTTGCCATGATCAACAAATACCAAGATGGCGTCTTGAAGGGCGAAAATGCAGCTGCCACTGATTACGATCAGGACCTGGAAGCCACGGCAGCTCAAGCCTTTGACGAATACAAGGACTTGATGGACAAGACGCACTTTGCTGATGCATTGAGCGCTATCTGGAAGCTGATTGCGCGGGCCAACAAATACATTGATGAGACCACGCCATGGCTGCTGGCTAAAGATGAAGCCAAAAAAGACGAGCTTTCTGACGTCATGACGCACCTGGCCAAGAGTCTGCGCATGGTAGCCGCAATGCTGCAGCCGATTATGACGCACGCGCCAAAAGAAATTTTGGATCAGCTTGGCCTGCCAAAAGAAGATATCGCCTTGACTGATCTGTCATTTAACGACTTCCCTGCTGAAGCTAAGGTCGTGGCCAAGGGGACGCCAATCTTCCCACGTCGCGATGTCGAAGAAGAAGTGGCCTTCATTAAGAGTCAGATGAGCGCCAACCAAAAGGCCAAGGGTCGCAAGGCAATGGCTGAGGCTGCCGAAAAGGCCAAGGCGCAAGCTCAGCTGCCAGAAATGAAAAAAGATATTCGAATCGATGTTTTTGACAAGGTGGATCTGCGGGTTGCTCAAATCAAGGCTGCTGATCATGTCGAAGGCGCCGACAAGCTGCTTAAGTTCCAACTGGACGATGGCACGGCTGAGGGTCGCCAGATCTTGTCTGGAATCGCGCAATGGTATCCAGATCCAAGCGTCCTGGTCGGCAAGAAGGTCTTGATCGTTGCCAACCTGAAGCCTCGTAAGATGCGCGGTGAATTGAGTCAAGGCATGATCCTTTCTGATGAGGATGCTGCCGGCAACGTTCAAGTCGTAACGGTACCGGAAAACATGCAGCCAGGGACGACGGTCTGCTAA
- a CDS encoding TatD family hydrolase, which yields MAGLKPELKIYDSHTHLNDDAFYDDVPAYLARAQHFGVVEMNMIGSNELLNQRAIELARHYKGLHAVIGWHPEDIARFNNAAEELLLKQLTDSVVVGIGEIGLDYFNDEHSPHDEQKRVFERQLAIARDLRLPVSIHCRDALADTYQILKNAHVEEFGGVMHSFNGDVEWVQRFLDLGMAISYSGVVTFNSAKDVQAAMLATPLDHLLVETDAPYLTPVPYRGQRNEPGFTRFTVEKIAELREESLEDVARATYENASRLFLNH from the coding sequence ATGGCTGGGTTAAAACCTGAATTAAAGATCTATGATTCGCATACGCATCTGAATGACGATGCCTTTTATGATGATGTACCGGCCTATCTGGCACGAGCTCAGCATTTTGGAGTTGTTGAAATGAACATGATCGGCTCCAATGAACTGCTTAATCAGCGGGCCATTGAGCTGGCACGCCATTATAAAGGACTGCATGCCGTGATTGGCTGGCATCCAGAAGATATTGCCCGCTTTAATAATGCCGCCGAAGAACTGCTCTTAAAACAGCTGACGGATTCTGTCGTTGTGGGAATCGGCGAAATCGGTCTGGACTACTTTAACGATGAGCACTCACCGCATGATGAGCAGAAGCGGGTCTTTGAGCGTCAGCTGGCGATTGCCAGAGACTTAAGGCTGCCGGTCTCGATCCATTGCCGTGACGCTCTGGCTGATACCTATCAAATTCTCAAAAACGCGCACGTAGAGGAGTTTGGCGGGGTCATGCACAGTTTTAACGGCGATGTTGAATGGGTGCAGCGTTTTTTGGATCTGGGGATGGCAATCTCCTACAGCGGCGTCGTGACGTTCAACAGTGCCAAGGACGTTCAAGCAGCCATGCTGGCAACGCCGCTCGATCATCTGCTGGTTGAGACCGATGCTCCCTACCTGACGCCAGTGCCGTATCGCGGTCAGCGAAATGAACCGGGCTTTACGCGTTTTACGGTTGAAAAAATTGCCGAGCTGCGTGAAGAATCACTAGAAGACGTTGCCAGGGCAACTTATGAGAATGCCAGTCGATTATTTTTGAATCACTAA
- the rnmV gene encoding ribonuclease M5: protein MEKIKEVIVVEGKDDTKQIAKAVNADTFETNGSALSSKDLSQLAKLQAARGLIVFTDPDFNGERLRKIISQAVPGVKHAFIRRDQGVPNEAHGSLGVEHADPAVIKEALAHVYTQETAPEMTITTAMMRQADLTGGRNARARRERLGQLLGIGYGNAKQLQKRLNMFRISQEQFEKAIERINQEEKSDEQ, encoded by the coding sequence ATGGAAAAGATTAAAGAAGTCATCGTTGTCGAGGGCAAGGATGATACCAAACAAATTGCTAAGGCCGTCAACGCCGACACGTTTGAGACAAACGGGTCGGCGTTGTCGTCAAAAGACCTTAGCCAGCTAGCAAAACTACAAGCAGCACGTGGCTTGATCGTTTTTACGGATCCTGATTTTAATGGCGAGCGGCTGCGCAAGATCATCAGTCAAGCCGTTCCAGGCGTCAAGCATGCCTTTATCAGACGCGATCAGGGCGTGCCGAATGAAGCGCATGGCAGCCTAGGCGTTGAGCATGCCGATCCAGCGGTCATCAAGGAAGCTCTGGCACATGTCTATACACAGGAAACCGCGCCAGAAATGACGATCACGACTGCCATGATGCGCCAGGCCGATCTGACGGGCGGCAGAAATGCCCGTGCTCGGCGGGAACGGCTGGGACAGCTGCTGGGAATCGGCTATGGAAATGCCAAGCAGCTGCAGAAACGGCTCAATATGTTCCGCATCAGCCAAGAACAGTTTGAAAAAGCCATTGAAAGAATCAACCAGGAGGAAAAAAGCGATGAGCAGTAA
- the rsmA gene encoding 16S rRNA (adenine(1518)-N(6)/adenine(1519)-N(6))-dimethyltransferase RsmA, with protein MSSNPEIGSLNRTRAIMKEYGIHAKKGYGQNFLTDLNVLKNIVKAAAITKEDNVIEIGPGLGALTEQLAQAAGQVVALEIDTDLLPVLGEVLSPYDNVKVLNQDVLKADLPALIQEQFADPSRPIKVVANLPYYITSPILMGLLESPVAWSAICVMMQKEVAQRLTAQPGTKEYGSLTLAIEYRMQARIAFGVSRHAFVPAPNVDSAIVVLTPRTEPLIVKPFDERRFFGFVKSCFAHRRKSLWNNLKPLAGKDAAKQAAIQDVLAELSISPQIRPEKLTLEQFIALANQLHVQKLL; from the coding sequence ATGAGCAGTAATCCGGAAATCGGCAGTCTGAATCGGACCCGAGCCATTATGAAAGAATATGGCATTCACGCCAAAAAAGGCTATGGCCAGAATTTTTTAACGGATCTCAACGTTTTAAAAAATATCGTTAAAGCAGCTGCCATCACCAAAGAAGACAATGTGATCGAAATCGGTCCTGGACTTGGTGCCTTGACCGAGCAGCTGGCACAGGCTGCTGGCCAGGTAGTGGCTTTGGAAATCGATACGGATCTGCTGCCGGTTTTGGGTGAGGTGCTTTCTCCGTATGACAACGTTAAAGTGCTTAACCAAGACGTGCTGAAAGCGGATCTGCCGGCACTGATTCAAGAACAGTTCGCTGATCCGAGTCGGCCGATTAAAGTGGTTGCCAATCTGCCTTACTACATTACCAGTCCAATCTTGATGGGCCTGTTGGAAAGCCCGGTTGCCTGGTCGGCGATCTGCGTTATGATGCAAAAAGAGGTTGCGCAGCGCTTAACGGCTCAGCCAGGAACCAAGGAATACGGCTCGCTGACGCTGGCGATTGAGTATCGCATGCAGGCCCGAATTGCATTTGGCGTTTCACGTCACGCCTTTGTGCCAGCGCCTAACGTAGATTCGGCCATCGTGGTTTTAACGCCGCGTACGGAGCCGTTGATCGTTAAGCCGTTTGATGAGCGCCGGTTCTTTGGCTTTGTAAAGAGCTGTTTTGCTCATCGTCGCAAGAGCCTGTGGAACAACCTCAAGCCCTTGGCTGGTAAGGATGCTGCTAAACAGGCTGCTATTCAGGACGTGCTGGCGGAGTTAAGCATTTCACCACAGATTCGGCCAGAAAAATTAACCTTGGAGCAGTTTATTGCTTTAGCTAATCAACTTCACGTCCAAAAACTGCTTTAA
- a CDS encoding Veg family protein, with amino-acid sequence MPTTIAGIKEKLDAQVGQKVLVTAQAGRKKVTQRQGILSETYPAIFIVKLNKREGSFDRVSYSYADLLTNNISLTFEETE; translated from the coding sequence ATGCCAACGACAATTGCAGGCATCAAGGAAAAGCTTGATGCACAGGTAGGCCAAAAAGTACTGGTCACGGCGCAGGCTGGTCGTAAAAAGGTTACCCAGCGTCAAGGCATTTTAAGCGAGACGTATCCAGCAATCTTTATCGTTAAGCTTAACAAGCGTGAAGGTTCTTTTGATCGGGTTTCTTACAGTTATGCCGATCTCTTGACCAATAATATTTCTTTGACATTCGAAGAAACTGAATAG